A genomic region of Rhodococcus pyridinivorans contains the following coding sequences:
- a CDS encoding amidohydrolase family protein, with amino-acid sequence MTVPRVDVHQHVWPAPLVAALRARTRAPRLVGWTLYLGGEPPYEVRPEDHSIARRAELAAQDGIDLALVSLSSPLGIETLPAADGAGLLDAYHEGVLALPHPFGAWAAASVDDPDPAALREVLGAGCVGLQLPATALADADGYARCAPLLDELDRVGAPLFVHPGPAAADPSAPPWWPAMVSYVAQMHTAWFAWHEYGAPRLPGLRVGFAMLAGLAPLHADRMAARGGPATVPSAGVFVDTSSYGPEIVEAVASGLGPDRVVLGSDRPYAAPLLFGDARDEPVRRRNPVRLFRTSHE; translated from the coding sequence ATGACCGTTCCCCGCGTCGACGTCCACCAGCACGTCTGGCCGGCACCACTCGTCGCTGCGTTACGGGCACGCACCCGTGCGCCGCGGCTCGTCGGATGGACGCTGTACCTCGGCGGTGAACCCCCGTACGAGGTGCGACCGGAGGATCACTCGATCGCCCGGCGGGCCGAGCTCGCGGCGCAGGACGGCATCGACTTGGCGCTGGTGTCGTTGTCGAGCCCGCTGGGGATCGAAACGCTTCCCGCAGCCGACGGGGCCGGCCTGCTCGACGCCTACCACGAGGGAGTGCTCGCGCTGCCGCACCCGTTCGGGGCGTGGGCGGCAGCGTCGGTCGACGATCCCGATCCCGCGGCGCTGCGCGAGGTGCTCGGGGCGGGATGCGTCGGTCTCCAGCTTCCCGCCACCGCGTTGGCGGATGCCGACGGCTACGCGCGGTGCGCCCCGCTCCTCGACGAACTCGACCGCGTCGGTGCTCCCCTGTTCGTGCATCCCGGGCCCGCCGCGGCCGATCCGTCGGCTCCGCCGTGGTGGCCGGCGATGGTGTCGTACGTGGCGCAGATGCACACCGCGTGGTTCGCCTGGCACGAGTACGGGGCCCCTCGCCTCCCCGGACTGCGCGTGGGGTTCGCGATGCTCGCCGGGCTCGCGCCGCTGCACGCCGACCGGATGGCCGCGCGCGGCGGACCGGCGACGGTCCCGTCGGCCGGAGTGTTCGTCGACACCTCGTCGTATGGTCCCGAGATCGTCGAGGCCGTGGCGTCCGGACTCGGCCCCGACCGCGTCGTGCTCGGTTCGGACCGCCCGTACGCAGCACCGTTGCTGTTCGGCGACGCGCGCGACGAGCCCGTACGGCGACGCAATCCGGTCCGGTTGTTCCGAACGTCACACGAGTGA
- a CDS encoding cysteine dioxygenase, with product MAAALLSPSVRVDLAEIVRDIAADVSRWRALVRFDETERWYTRLAVADDYEVWLLGWLPGQRTGIHDHGGSAGAFAVAQGQVREDTVDQPWSEDLPGQRVTLSRTRLSAGAVRRFDGRHVHEVVNDGPVPAVTVHAYAPALDSMSRYRLESGILALTTSERAGDDW from the coding sequence ATGGCTGCTGCTCTTCTGTCCCCCTCCGTGCGCGTCGATCTCGCCGAGATCGTCCGTGACATCGCCGCGGACGTCTCCCGCTGGCGGGCGCTCGTCCGCTTCGACGAGACCGAACGCTGGTACACCCGGCTCGCCGTCGCCGACGACTACGAGGTGTGGTTGCTGGGCTGGCTTCCCGGGCAGCGCACCGGGATCCACGATCACGGTGGGAGTGCCGGCGCGTTCGCCGTCGCGCAGGGACAGGTCCGGGAGGACACCGTCGACCAGCCGTGGTCGGAAGATCTTCCCGGGCAACGCGTGACGCTCTCCCGCACCCGTTTGTCGGCGGGTGCCGTGCGTCGATTCGACGGTCGGCACGTGCACGAGGTCGTCAACGACGGTCCCGTCCCGGCGGTGACCGTGCACGCCTATGCCCCCGCACTGGACTCGATGAGCCGATACCGTCTCGAGAGCGGCATCCTCGCCCTCACGACCTCGGAGCGTGCCGGCGACGACTGGTGA
- a CDS encoding alpha/beta fold hydrolase: MALLTRSPYRCPGDGSVIHHACAGLLTYWERPVEEHVARTSLGDTYVLTTGPATAPPIVVLAGGDLPAAGLRLLAEQFGERHRVVLVDVPGLPGASAGSRPDSRIHSVYGHWLVEVLDALGVERIPVIGLGWSASVAAAVEDLDRIEKLVIAAPLGLVPRVRWNRALIPGLQWRNEPNFENTERYLRALAGCDYRPDEQTLRWSCRVGAYCTSLTNMPRIDRAVLRRWRGRPVEVVVGSKDPLVQVDALNKLADDMGAHFVALPEVGHLLAVEAPAALAATAATVAVTEN, translated from the coding sequence ATGGCGTTGCTGACACGTTCGCCCTACCGCTGCCCCGGAGACGGCAGCGTGATCCACCACGCGTGCGCAGGACTGCTGACCTACTGGGAGCGTCCCGTCGAGGAGCACGTCGCCCGCACCTCGCTGGGTGACACCTACGTGCTCACCACGGGTCCTGCGACCGCACCGCCGATCGTGGTGCTCGCGGGTGGCGATCTCCCGGCGGCGGGGCTGCGTCTGCTCGCCGAGCAGTTCGGCGAGCGCCACCGGGTGGTGCTCGTGGATGTCCCGGGCCTTCCCGGTGCGAGCGCGGGCAGCCGGCCCGACAGCCGGATCCACAGCGTCTACGGCCACTGGCTCGTCGAGGTGCTCGATGCACTCGGCGTCGAGCGGATTCCCGTGATCGGTCTCGGCTGGTCGGCCTCCGTGGCCGCTGCGGTGGAGGATCTTGACCGGATCGAGAAGCTGGTGATCGCGGCGCCGCTGGGTCTCGTCCCGCGCGTCCGGTGGAACCGCGCCCTCATCCCCGGCCTGCAGTGGCGCAACGAGCCCAACTTCGAGAACACCGAGCGGTACCTTCGAGCACTCGCGGGATGCGACTACCGGCCCGACGAACAGACCCTGCGGTGGTCCTGCCGCGTCGGTGCGTATTGCACGTCGCTGACGAACATGCCCCGCATCGATCGGGCCGTGCTGCGCCGCTGGCGCGGGCGTCCGGTCGAGGTCGTCGTGGGAAGCAAGGATCCCCTCGTGCAGGTCGACGCGCTGAACAAGCTGGCCGACGACATGGGTGCTCATTTCGTGGCGCTTCCCGAGGTGGGACATCTCCTCGCGGTCGAGGCGCCGGCCGCTCTGGCGGCGACGGCCGCAACCGTAGCGGTAACGGAGAACTGA
- a CDS encoding sensor histidine kinase — protein MRKFRQYTPDNWRLWRRMTAVVAVPIVAATLYGSLRVYDLYQENDAYSAAAENVSILPTLADYATSVTGAAAATILSLPVDNGAQVARESAATLRDHIDAKDLDPQIAAMINRMLAEGESLLDSASSGTLAPTVASERAEGFVSRAQAAYRAITTTTDDPTVQRESATLLDLWDTQWSLLDQVLAYSALSAGTDGALLMWNNALGVESARLAVLRDTFVENETADSSRVDGLMTQLENRRSLTANLDNEAGNVAALRGSLFESLMIYQEEVAGSATRAVAALDDLAAEARTEALKNAIGVAIILALALALAIVIAMSLVRPLRRLRDDTLRTAEQDLPAALAAIKDGAEIESVTLDPIRVYTREEIGEVARAVDSMNDGALRLAGEQAQLRRQVNEMLETLARRNKTLVEQQLALIDSLEHEERDPTRLQNLFALDHLAARMRRTGDSLLVLAGTRQRLGRVPDTPLVDVLRASLSQVENYQRVNIGNAPDGNLVGSAVTDVVHMIAELLDNALRASPPESTVAFAFSRAVDGGLLLEIADRGISIPADELADINMRLGSDGEAGSGAARRMGLFVVARLADRHDITVRLRPTFDSSTNAGITASIYLPTSLLKGTGRNHDDPYRIDRPRRLPDPPSEYGEQLHADPASGSQPVVGSRHSAPTPALATPGTSPGIRRGQLHERWVPRGAGQ, from the coding sequence ATGAGGAAATTCCGGCAGTACACGCCGGACAACTGGCGTCTGTGGCGCAGGATGACCGCGGTCGTCGCCGTCCCCATCGTCGCAGCGACCCTGTACGGCTCGCTCCGCGTCTACGACCTCTACCAGGAGAACGACGCCTACAGCGCCGCCGCCGAGAACGTCTCCATCCTGCCGACCCTCGCCGACTACGCCACCAGTGTCACCGGCGCCGCGGCAGCGACGATCCTGTCACTGCCCGTCGACAACGGCGCCCAGGTCGCCCGCGAATCCGCCGCGACGCTGCGCGACCACATCGACGCGAAGGATCTCGATCCGCAGATCGCGGCGATGATCAACCGCATGCTCGCCGAGGGCGAGAGCCTGCTCGACAGCGCGTCGTCGGGAACCCTGGCGCCGACCGTGGCCAGCGAGCGCGCCGAAGGATTCGTCAGCCGCGCCCAGGCTGCCTACCGCGCCATCACCACCACCACGGACGACCCCACCGTCCAGCGCGAGAGCGCGACACTTCTCGACCTGTGGGACACCCAGTGGTCCCTGCTCGACCAGGTCCTCGCATACTCCGCGCTGAGCGCCGGAACCGACGGTGCCCTGCTCATGTGGAACAACGCCCTCGGTGTCGAGTCCGCGCGACTGGCCGTCCTCCGTGACACCTTCGTCGAGAACGAGACCGCCGACTCCTCCCGGGTCGACGGTCTGATGACTCAGCTCGAGAATCGCCGCAGCCTCACGGCCAACCTCGACAACGAAGCGGGCAACGTCGCCGCTCTGCGCGGGTCGCTCTTCGAGAGCCTCATGATCTACCAGGAAGAGGTCGCCGGTTCCGCGACCCGAGCCGTGGCCGCCCTCGACGACCTCGCGGCCGAAGCACGCACCGAAGCCCTCAAGAACGCCATCGGTGTCGCGATCATCCTCGCCCTCGCCCTCGCCCTGGCGATCGTGATCGCGATGTCGCTCGTCCGGCCGTTGCGCCGACTGCGCGACGACACCCTGCGCACCGCCGAACAGGATCTGCCCGCCGCACTCGCTGCGATCAAGGACGGCGCCGAGATCGAATCCGTCACACTGGATCCGATCCGCGTCTACACCCGCGAGGAGATCGGCGAGGTGGCGCGCGCCGTCGACAGCATGAACGATGGTGCCCTACGTCTGGCCGGCGAGCAGGCCCAGCTGCGCCGGCAGGTCAACGAGATGCTCGAAACGCTCGCCCGCCGCAACAAGACGCTCGTGGAACAGCAACTGGCGCTGATCGATTCGCTCGAACACGAAGAGCGCGACCCGACGCGTCTGCAGAACCTGTTCGCGCTCGACCACCTCGCCGCCCGCATGCGGCGCACGGGCGACTCGCTGCTCGTCCTCGCCGGTACCCGCCAGCGCCTCGGCCGCGTCCCCGACACACCGCTCGTCGACGTCCTGCGCGCATCCCTCTCGCAGGTCGAGAACTACCAGCGCGTGAACATCGGAAATGCGCCGGACGGCAATCTGGTCGGCAGCGCCGTCACCGACGTCGTCCACATGATCGCCGAGCTCCTCGACAACGCACTGCGCGCCTCACCGCCCGAGAGCACCGTGGCGTTCGCGTTCTCCCGCGCCGTCGACGGCGGCCTCCTCCTCGAGATCGCCGACCGTGGAATCAGTATTCCCGCAGATGAACTCGCCGACATCAACATGCGGCTGGGTTCGGACGGCGAAGCCGGATCCGGCGCCGCACGGCGAATGGGTCTGTTCGTAGTCGCGCGCCTCGCCGATCGTCACGACATCACGGTGCGTCTGCGTCCGACCTTCGACTCGTCCACCAATGCCGGCATCACTGCGAGCATCTACCTGCCGACCAGCCTGCTCAAGGGAACCGGCAGGAACCACGACGATCCGTACCGGATCGATCGGCCGCGCCGCCTGCCCGATCCCCCATCGGAGTACGGCGAGCAGCTCCACGCCGACCCGGCATCCGGATCGCAGCCGGTGGTCGGAAGCCGTCACTCGGCACCCACCCCCGCTCTCGCGACGCCCGGGACGAGTCCGGGTATCCGGCGCGGACAGCTGCACGAACGATGGGTTCCCCGCGGCGCGGGACAGTAG
- a CDS encoding ABC transporter substrate-binding protein encodes MKRFARTTALLAVSVFALAACSGGGDEDPLAGDTADGGAIVVGSANFPENVLLAEIYSQALESTGAEVTRQFNIGSREIYYDQVASGAITLVPEYNGALLARVDPDSTASTTEDVNAALSEALPDGLEILASAPGENKDALVVTEETAQRYNLVSIADLAPVAGELVLGGPPEFETRQQGVVGLREVYGVEFREFVPTDTGGPITIRALSDGTVQAANIFTTDPSLSTEPFVALEDPESVFGAQNVTPLVHRADLDDDHVAKIDAVSDKLTTDTLVVLVGQVVTDGRDIDVVAEEWLQQNDLN; translated from the coding sequence GTGAAACGCTTCGCACGCACCACCGCGCTTCTCGCCGTGTCCGTATTCGCCCTGGCCGCCTGTTCCGGCGGCGGAGACGAGGATCCCCTCGCCGGAGACACAGCGGACGGAGGCGCGATCGTCGTCGGTTCGGCGAACTTCCCGGAGAACGTCCTGCTCGCGGAGATCTACTCGCAGGCGCTCGAGAGCACGGGGGCCGAGGTCACCCGCCAGTTCAACATCGGCAGCCGCGAGATCTACTACGACCAGGTCGCCTCGGGTGCCATCACGCTCGTCCCGGAGTACAACGGCGCACTGCTCGCGCGGGTCGACCCCGACAGCACCGCCTCGACGACGGAGGACGTCAATGCGGCCCTGTCCGAAGCCCTTCCGGACGGGCTCGAGATCCTGGCCTCCGCCCCCGGTGAGAACAAGGACGCCCTCGTCGTCACCGAGGAGACCGCGCAGCGCTACAACCTGGTGAGCATCGCCGATCTCGCGCCGGTCGCCGGCGAACTCGTCCTCGGCGGACCTCCCGAGTTCGAGACGCGTCAGCAAGGTGTCGTGGGTCTGCGCGAGGTGTACGGGGTCGAGTTCCGCGAATTCGTCCCCACCGACACCGGTGGCCCCATCACCATCCGCGCGCTCTCGGACGGCACCGTGCAGGCCGCGAACATCTTCACCACCGATCCGTCACTGAGCACCGAACCGTTTGTTGCGCTGGAGGACCCGGAATCGGTCTTCGGAGCCCAGAACGTCACCCCGCTGGTGCATCGCGCCGATCTCGACGACGACCACGTCGCGAAGATCGACGCCGTGTCCGACAAGCTCACCACCGACACCCTCGTCGTCCTGGTCGGACAGGTGGTCACCGACGGTCGCGACATCGACGTCGTCGCCGAGGAGTGGCTGCAGCAGAACGATCTGAACTGA
- a CDS encoding LysR family transcriptional regulator, whose amino-acid sequence MDLRRVDLNLLVVLEVLLSERNVTRAARRLNMSQPATSTALARLRKQFDDPLLVKSGRTLRPTVRAQAIVEPLREVLRTLERSVLAAPGFDPATDSRTFTIMTGDYAAITLLRLLVRGSTPAGIRFDLLPFNGAGLDAFRRFEIDLAVLPEHVLESPEFESCRRQVVLTDRLVGAVWSGHPYTGTKLTREVLGRYPLLSYAQYSDDTNLGRALLRAGAVAQVGATSGNLAVLPYALENTRMVTFLPERLARHLAEMAFLRILEPTFQLPPLREFAVWHAERDADPAHAWLRAQLDPIGRRRVAAQAG is encoded by the coding sequence ATGGATCTGCGACGGGTCGATCTCAACCTGCTCGTCGTCCTCGAAGTCCTGCTCTCCGAACGCAATGTCACGCGCGCGGCGCGGCGACTGAACATGTCGCAACCGGCGACGAGTACGGCTCTCGCCCGGTTGCGCAAGCAATTCGACGATCCGCTTCTCGTGAAGAGCGGCCGCACACTGCGTCCCACCGTGCGCGCCCAGGCGATCGTCGAACCGCTCCGCGAGGTGCTGCGGACCCTCGAGCGCTCGGTACTGGCTGCGCCCGGCTTCGATCCCGCGACGGATTCACGCACCTTCACCATCATGACCGGCGACTACGCCGCGATCACCCTCCTGCGTCTGCTGGTCCGGGGGAGCACCCCGGCCGGCATCCGTTTCGATCTGCTGCCGTTCAACGGTGCCGGTCTCGATGCCTTCCGCCGGTTCGAGATCGATCTCGCGGTGCTACCGGAACACGTGCTCGAATCCCCGGAGTTCGAGAGCTGCCGGAGGCAGGTCGTGCTGACCGACAGACTCGTCGGGGCGGTCTGGTCCGGGCACCCGTACACCGGCACCAAGCTCACCCGCGAAGTGCTCGGCCGCTACCCGTTGCTGTCCTACGCGCAGTATTCCGACGACACCAACCTCGGCCGCGCTCTGCTGCGTGCGGGGGCGGTGGCCCAGGTCGGCGCGACCAGCGGCAACCTCGCGGTGCTTCCGTACGCCCTGGAGAACACCCGCATGGTCACGTTCCTGCCCGAGCGCTTGGCCCGGCACCTCGCCGAGATGGCGTTCCTGCGCATCCTGGAACCGACCTTCCAGTTGCCGCCCCTGCGCGAATTCGCGGTCTGGCACGCCGAGCGCGATGCGGATCCCGCGCACGCCTGGCTCCGTGCGCAGCTCGACCCGATCGGGCGTCGCCGCGTCGCAGCACAGGCAGGCTGA
- a CDS encoding ABC transporter permease — protein sequence MSLRIPGYLGTFWELLGDHLVMALGASLLGLVLALPLGLACVRWPRVYAPVLAVCSVLYSIPSLAFFVLLIAFTGISRTTVILPLAVYALAGLVPNVVDGLRAVPDSVRQSAVAMGFSTPRRLLTVDLPLAIPAVIAGLRVATVANISMVSVGALIGMGAFGALFTASVQLDRLDLAIIGIIATVVMALVVDAVLVLVQRLATPWMHRTSKVRR from the coding sequence GTGAGCCTGCGGATTCCCGGTTATCTCGGGACGTTCTGGGAACTGCTCGGCGATCATCTCGTCATGGCCCTCGGCGCGTCGCTGCTCGGCCTCGTCCTCGCTCTGCCGCTGGGCCTCGCGTGCGTGCGGTGGCCGCGGGTGTACGCCCCGGTGCTCGCGGTCTGCAGTGTCCTGTATTCGATTCCGTCGCTTGCCTTCTTCGTCCTGCTCATCGCGTTCACCGGGATCAGCCGGACCACCGTGATCCTTCCGCTGGCCGTCTACGCGCTGGCGGGCCTCGTCCCGAACGTCGTCGACGGATTGCGTGCTGTGCCCGACAGTGTCCGCCAGTCGGCGGTGGCGATGGGATTCTCGACGCCGCGCCGGTTGCTCACCGTCGACCTGCCGCTGGCGATCCCCGCGGTCATCGCGGGGCTGCGGGTCGCGACGGTCGCGAACATCAGCATGGTGAGCGTCGGAGCGCTGATCGGCATGGGTGCCTTCGGCGCGTTGTTCACCGCCTCGGTGCAGCTCGACCGACTCGATCTGGCGATCATCGGCATCATCGCGACCGTCGTGATGGCACTGGTCGTCGACGCGGTGCTCGTGCTCGTCCAGCGTCTCGCCACGCCGTGGATGCACCGCACCTCGAAGGTGCGCCGATGA
- a CDS encoding glutaminase gives MRSPLPDYLTEVLRGCADSSGALADYIPELARADPDRFALTLVTAEGAVYSVGDDHTEFTIQSISKPFVYGLALQQRGFDAVLDVIDVEPSGEAFNEVSLERNTGRPLNPMINAGALAAHALVLDGRQPEASVEDIRSLLSSLAGRELTIDEKVASSELENSYRNVAIANLLRGYEVFEDDPDEIVEGYIRQCSVTVTTKDLAMMAATLAAGGVQPVTCEEIFSRDVVRQVLSVMATCGMYDAAGDWLSTVGIPAKSGVSGGIIGILPGQLGIAAYSPRLDDHGTSVQGVAAFGRLSRDMNLHLMDAPMVAHSVLRRRHVIGEGDESLTLLELQGDLQFTSSEGLVTAVVDEPVETKRLVFDLSLVRTILPVGRRMLLEMIGRLHRDGVEVVVIDPEGHLPEPDTGYGFRPQVHTSWEDLEAQG, from the coding sequence ATGCGTTCACCGTTGCCGGATTATCTGACCGAAGTGCTCCGAGGATGCGCCGACAGTTCGGGCGCCCTCGCCGACTACATCCCGGAACTGGCGAGGGCCGACCCGGACCGGTTCGCCCTCACCCTCGTGACCGCCGAAGGTGCGGTGTACTCCGTGGGCGACGACCACACCGAGTTCACGATCCAGTCGATCTCGAAGCCCTTCGTCTACGGTCTTGCGCTGCAACAGAGAGGCTTCGACGCCGTGCTCGACGTGATCGATGTCGAACCCTCCGGGGAGGCGTTCAACGAGGTCTCGCTCGAACGCAACACGGGCCGTCCGCTCAACCCGATGATCAATGCCGGTGCGCTCGCCGCACACGCCCTGGTGCTCGACGGACGGCAACCCGAGGCCTCGGTGGAGGACATCCGTTCTCTGCTGTCGTCCCTGGCCGGTCGCGAGCTGACGATCGACGAGAAGGTCGCGTCGTCGGAGCTCGAGAACTCCTATCGCAATGTCGCCATCGCCAATCTCCTTCGGGGGTACGAGGTTTTCGAGGACGATCCGGACGAGATCGTCGAGGGGTACATCCGGCAGTGTTCGGTGACTGTGACGACCAAGGATCTCGCGATGATGGCCGCGACGCTCGCGGCGGGCGGTGTGCAACCCGTGACGTGCGAGGAGATCTTCTCGCGGGACGTGGTGCGTCAGGTGCTGTCGGTGATGGCGACCTGTGGGATGTACGACGCGGCGGGGGACTGGCTCTCCACCGTCGGTATCCCCGCCAAGAGCGGCGTGTCCGGAGGAATCATAGGAATCCTACCGGGACAGTTGGGTATTGCCGCATACTCGCCGCGCCTCGACGATCACGGCACCAGCGTCCAGGGGGTCGCCGCCTTCGGTCGTCTCTCCCGCGACATGAACTTGCATCTCATGGACGCGCCGATGGTCGCACACTCGGTGTTACGCAGAAGACATGTCATCGGCGAGGGTGACGAGTCTCTCACCCTACTCGAGTTGCAGGGCGACCTCCAGTTCACCAGTTCCGAGGGTCTCGTGACGGCCGTGGTCGACGAGCCTGTGGAGACGAAACGCCTGGTCTTCGACCTGTCCCTCGTCCGTACCATCCTGCCGGTCGGCCGAAGGATGTTGCTGGAGATGATCGGTCGGCTCCACCGGGACGGCGTGGAGGTCGTCGTGATCGACCCCGAAGGGCATCTGCCCGAACCCGACACCGGCTACGGCTTCCGACCGCAGGTTCACACCTCGTGGGAGGACCTGGAGGCGCAGGGGTGA
- a CDS encoding hemerythrin domain-containing protein: protein MSTDAIVLLKEDHKEIKKLFRDFRKAEGEKEKGKIVDKIIEALTVHTYLENECMYPEVRSLLPDLEDDILESYEEHHVADVLVIELAGMKPDAERFDAKTTVLIENVEHHIDEEEDEWFPKVREALGRKQLQDIGARMLEMKEGAPRSPAQPSALKKTIDAVIS from the coding sequence GTGTCCACAGACGCGATCGTGTTGCTGAAGGAAGACCACAAGGAGATCAAGAAACTCTTCCGCGACTTCCGGAAGGCCGAGGGGGAGAAGGAGAAGGGCAAGATCGTCGACAAGATCATCGAAGCCCTCACCGTGCACACCTATCTCGAGAACGAGTGCATGTACCCCGAGGTGCGTTCCCTGCTCCCCGATCTCGAGGACGACATTCTCGAATCGTACGAGGAGCACCACGTCGCCGACGTGCTCGTCATCGAACTGGCCGGGATGAAGCCCGACGCAGAGCGTTTCGACGCGAAGACGACGGTCCTCATCGAGAACGTCGAGCATCACATCGACGAGGAGGAGGACGAGTGGTTCCCCAAGGTGCGCGAGGCGCTCGGCCGTAAGCAGTTGCAGGACATCGGTGCCCGCATGCTCGAGATGAAGGAGGGCGCCCCGCGGTCACCGGCGCAGCCGTCCGCGCTGAAGAAGACGATCGACGCGGTGATCAGCTGA
- a CDS encoding ABC transporter ATP-binding protein, with amino-acid sequence MITFDNVGKRYPDGTVAVDGLSLEVPTGTLTVFVGPSGCGKTTSLRMINRMVEPSSGRVLVGGRDVRDEDPRILRRGIGYVIQHAGLFPHRTVIDNVATVPRLLGASRKEARATAMDVLTRVGLGKELAQRYPAQLSGGQQQRVGVARALAADPPILLMDEPFSAVDPVVRKDLQDELLRLQSVLAKTIVLVTHDIDEAIKLGDRVAVLRPGGVLAQYATPEELLTSPADDFVAGFLGVDRGVRLMSFFSSADLPLRTDPIVTRDAAELAVGDGWLLVVDDDGRPTGWRDGSADAEFLPAGKPFVPGRDPLRVVLDAAVLSPSGHAVAVDDDGRALGVISGEEVTAAVRAAHNHREAGTPSPLAMRKLR; translated from the coding sequence GTGATCACATTCGACAACGTCGGGAAGCGTTATCCCGACGGGACCGTCGCCGTCGACGGACTCTCGCTGGAAGTCCCGACGGGCACCCTGACGGTGTTCGTCGGGCCGTCGGGGTGTGGGAAGACCACCTCGTTGCGCATGATCAACCGGATGGTCGAGCCCTCGAGCGGGCGTGTGCTCGTCGGGGGCCGCGACGTCCGGGACGAGGATCCCCGGATCCTGCGCCGCGGCATCGGATACGTCATCCAGCACGCCGGGCTGTTCCCCCATCGCACAGTGATCGACAACGTCGCCACCGTGCCCCGGTTGCTCGGCGCGAGCCGTAAGGAGGCCCGCGCGACCGCGATGGACGTGCTCACCCGAGTCGGCCTCGGAAAAGAACTGGCGCAACGCTATCCTGCTCAGCTGTCCGGCGGGCAGCAGCAGCGTGTCGGTGTGGCACGCGCGCTGGCGGCCGATCCTCCGATCCTGTTGATGGACGAGCCGTTCTCCGCGGTCGATCCCGTGGTCCGCAAGGATCTGCAGGACGAACTCCTGCGCCTGCAATCGGTGCTGGCCAAGACGATCGTGCTCGTCACCCACGACATCGACGAGGCGATCAAGCTCGGCGACCGCGTGGCCGTCCTGCGGCCGGGCGGGGTGCTCGCCCAGTACGCGACTCCGGAGGAGCTTCTCACCTCCCCCGCCGACGATTTCGTCGCCGGATTCCTCGGCGTCGACCGCGGTGTGCGACTCATGTCGTTCTTCTCGTCCGCCGACCTGCCGCTGCGCACCGATCCGATCGTCACCCGCGATGCCGCCGAACTCGCCGTCGGCGACGGCTGGCTTCTCGTCGTCGACGACGACGGACGCCCGACGGGGTGGCGAGACGGCAGTGCCGATGCAGAATTCCTGCCGGCCGGAAAGCCGTTCGTTCCCGGGCGGGATCCGCTGCGCGTCGTGCTCGACGCGGCCGTGCTCTCACCATCGGGCCATGCCGTGGCGGTGGACGACGACGGACGTGCGCTCGGGGTGATCAGTGGCGAAGAGGTGACCGCGGCGGTCCGCGCGGCGCACAACCACAGGGAGGCCGGCACCCCGTCTCCGCTCGCGATGCGGAAGTTGCGGTGA
- a CDS encoding ABC transporter permease codes for MTTLLNYLAEYFGDSANWSGASGIPTRLAQHFGYTLLAFVISVLLALPLGLWTGHTGRGGVLVSLTANAARALPTYGLLVLLVVLYGIGLVPVMVPLVALAIPPILLNSYEGIRGIDPALTDAARGMGMTSSQILLRAQLPVALPLILVGLRTAAVQIVATATIAAAVSFGGVGRPIVDGLARSDYALVVGGAALAGICSLVILALFAVLGRLLVSPGVRASRD; via the coding sequence ATGACGACGCTGCTGAACTATCTGGCCGAATACTTCGGCGACTCCGCGAACTGGTCGGGCGCGTCCGGGATCCCGACGCGACTGGCCCAGCACTTCGGCTATACCCTGCTCGCGTTCGTGATCTCCGTGCTCCTCGCGTTGCCGCTCGGCCTGTGGACCGGGCACACGGGCCGCGGCGGTGTGCTCGTGTCGCTCACAGCGAACGCCGCACGCGCCCTCCCCACCTACGGCCTGCTCGTGTTGCTGGTCGTGCTGTACGGGATCGGGCTCGTTCCGGTGATGGTGCCGCTGGTGGCACTCGCGATCCCACCCATCCTGTTGAACTCCTACGAAGGGATCCGCGGGATCGACCCGGCGCTGACCGACGCCGCCCGCGGGATGGGGATGACCTCGTCCCAGATCCTGCTGCGGGCCCAGCTGCCGGTGGCCTTGCCGCTGATCCTCGTCGGCCTGCGCACCGCCGCCGTGCAGATCGTCGCGACCGCCACGATCGCTGCGGCAGTGAGCTTCGGCGGGGTGGGAAGGCCCATCGTGGACGGTCTCGCGCGCAGCGACTACGCCCTGGTCGTGGGCGGTGCCGCCCTCGCCGGGATCTGCTCGCTGGTGATCCTCGCGCTCTTCGCGGTCCTCGGCCGACTGCTCGTCTCACCCGGCGTCCGGGCCTCGCGCGACTAG